Proteins co-encoded in one Stutzerimonas stutzeri genomic window:
- the mapR gene encoding GntR family transcriptional regulator MpaR (MapR regulates genes involved in Pseudomonas quinolone signal (PQS) production and anthranilate metabolism), giving the protein MKRYERFAEEIAELIRTGLLAPGERVPSVRHASRTYGISPATVFQAYYQLEDRGLIQARARSGYFVREHAKRPLPEPEISPRLSETTEVAVSELVFSVLASLRDPDTVPFGSAFPSPALFPLQRLARSMAQTVRDMPASDVVADMTSGNPALCRQIALRYMLGGVMLPMEELVITTGAMEALNLCLQVVTEPGDLVAIEAPAFYATLQVLERLKLKAVEIPVHPRDGIDLESLASSLANLPIKACWFMSSLQNPLGASMTEGSKKALYDLLQKHQVPLIEDDVYAELYFTREPPKPVKSHDRDGLVMHCGSFSKSLAPGYRIGWVAGGRYAERISRLKLMTTLSPSLPAQAAIADYLQNGGYDRHLRKLRHALERQQSEMLAAAARHFPASTRVTRPNGGYFLWFEFPEPVDSLKLLQLALAQGISLAPGPIFSATRRFGNCARLNHGYPWDARSEDAMALLGRMLRSF; this is encoded by the coding sequence ATGAAGCGCTACGAGAGATTTGCCGAAGAGATCGCCGAGCTGATTCGCACCGGGCTGCTGGCGCCGGGCGAGCGCGTGCCTTCGGTGCGCCACGCCAGCCGCACCTACGGCATCAGCCCGGCCACGGTGTTCCAGGCGTACTACCAGCTGGAGGATCGCGGCCTGATCCAGGCGCGCGCACGCTCTGGCTATTTCGTTCGCGAACACGCCAAGCGTCCGCTGCCTGAGCCGGAGATCAGCCCGCGCCTGAGCGAGACCACGGAGGTGGCCGTCAGCGAGCTGGTGTTCTCGGTGCTGGCCTCGCTGCGCGACCCGGATACCGTGCCCTTCGGCTCGGCCTTTCCCAGCCCGGCGCTGTTTCCCCTGCAGCGCCTGGCGCGTTCGATGGCCCAGACCGTGCGTGACATGCCGGCGAGCGACGTGGTCGCCGACATGACCAGCGGCAATCCTGCACTATGCCGCCAGATCGCCCTGCGCTACATGCTCGGCGGCGTGATGCTGCCGATGGAGGAACTGGTGATTACCACCGGCGCCATGGAGGCGCTGAACCTTTGCCTGCAGGTCGTCACCGAGCCTGGCGACCTGGTCGCCATCGAAGCACCCGCCTTTTACGCCACGCTGCAGGTGCTGGAGCGGCTCAAGCTCAAGGCCGTCGAAATCCCGGTGCATCCGCGCGACGGCATCGACCTGGAGAGTCTCGCCAGCAGCCTGGCGAACCTGCCGATCAAGGCCTGCTGGTTCATGAGCAGCCTGCAAAATCCGCTCGGTGCAAGCATGACCGAAGGCAGTAAAAAGGCCCTCTACGACCTGCTCCAAAAACACCAGGTGCCGCTGATCGAGGACGACGTCTACGCCGAGCTCTACTTCACCCGCGAGCCACCCAAACCGGTGAAGAGTCACGACCGCGACGGGTTGGTGATGCACTGCGGCTCGTTTTCCAAGAGCCTGGCGCCGGGCTATCGCATCGGCTGGGTGGCCGGCGGGCGCTATGCCGAGCGCATCAGCCGACTGAAGCTGATGACCACCTTGTCGCCTTCGCTGCCGGCCCAGGCGGCCATCGCCGACTACCTGCAAAACGGCGGCTATGATCGCCATCTGCGCAAACTGCGCCATGCCCTCGAGCGTCAACAAAGCGAAATGCTCGCCGCGGCCGCCCGGCATTTTCCGGCGAGCACGCGGGTGACCCGCCCCAACGGCGGCTACTTCCTCTGGTTCGAATTCCCCGAGCCGGTGGACTCGCTCAAGCTGCTGCAACTGGCACTGGCGCAAGGCATCAGCCTCGCGCCCGGCCCGATCTTCTCGGCGACGCGGCGCTTCGGCAATTGCGCGCGGCTCAACCACGGCTATCCCTGGGATGCGCGCAGCGAAGACGCCATGGCGCTGCTTGGACGCATGCTCCGGTCGTTTTGA